A single Deltaproteobacteria bacterium DNA region contains:
- a CDS encoding prepilin-type N-terminal cleavage/methylation domain-containing protein, with protein sequence MSRQQCCSAGFTLLEIVVALAILAVVFTSLYGAYSQTLETADLVERGRDVEQVARLVLLQMKDDLACLYLPPGGAAGTESAYQFVGSNVEADSDGGVVLEFSSTSHLGFDARFPNLSINTIRYVLEKQPEQEKLYRIVRQEVPLVDLQGEEAQTSLELADEVKSVTFNFIDRDDLVHSEWDTRQYGGRVVLPKLVEIRLAMAATGRPFVLKVALGVR encoded by the coding sequence ATGAGCCGTCAACAGTGCTGCAGCGCCGGTTTTACTCTGCTGGAGATCGTGGTGGCCCTGGCCATTCTGGCAGTGGTGTTTACCAGCCTTTATGGAGCCTACAGCCAGACCCTGGAGACCGCCGACCTGGTGGAAAGGGGCAGAGATGTGGAGCAGGTTGCCCGCCTGGTTCTCCTGCAGATGAAGGATGATCTGGCATGCCTCTACCTGCCGCCGGGTGGAGCTGCGGGCACCGAATCGGCCTACCAGTTCGTGGGCAGCAATGTGGAGGCCGACTCTGACGGCGGAGTGGTTCTGGAATTTTCCTCCACTTCGCATCTTGGTTTCGATGCTCGCTTCCCAAATCTGAGCATCAATACCATCAGGTATGTGCTCGAAAAGCAGCCCGAGCAGGAGAAACTCTACAGGATTGTGCGGCAGGAAGTGCCCCTGGTGGATTTGCAGGGGGAGGAGGCTCAGACCAGCCTGGAGCTTGCTGATGAGGTGAAGAGTGTCACCTTCAATTTTATTGATAGAGATGACCTGGTGCACTCGGAGTGGGACACCAGGCAATATGGCGGCAGGGTTGTGCTGCCCAAACTGGTGGAGATACGGTTGGCTATGGCGGCAACCGGGCGCCCTTTCGTCCTGAAGGTGGCGCTGGGGGTGAGATGA